In Thiovibrio frasassiensis, one DNA window encodes the following:
- a CDS encoding BCAM0308 family protein has product MEKSQYGRRDRLIQEKRHDAYRAWEKWPEPTVCKECRALFHGGRWSWDTAPPEAKEKICPACQRIADDFPAGILMIKGSFSRHHWPEIHNLIRNTEKQEQGEHPMERLMGIVDTPEHKELTTTGIHLARRIGEVLKHSYQGELELAYGDGEQSIRVTWLRD; this is encoded by the coding sequence ATGGAAAAGAGTCAATATGGAAGAAGGGATCGTCTGATTCAGGAAAAAAGGCACGATGCTTATCGAGCCTGGGAAAAGTGGCCGGAACCAACGGTCTGCAAAGAGTGCAGGGCTTTATTTCACGGCGGCAGATGGTCCTGGGATACCGCTCCCCCCGAGGCGAAAGAAAAGATCTGTCCTGCCTGTCAGCGTATTGCCGATGATTTTCCCGCCGGCATCCTTATGATCAAGGGAAGTTTTTCTCGACACCATTGGCCGGAGATCCATAACCTGATCCGCAATACGGAAAAACAGGAACAGGGAGAACATCCCATGGAACGGCTCATGGGTATTGTCGATACTCCCGAGCATAAGGAGTTGACCACCACCGGCATCCATTTGGCGCGCCGGATCGGGGAGGTCTTGAAACATTCCTATCAGGGCGAGCTGGAACTTGCCTACGGTGATGGTGAACAGAGCATCCGGGTGACCTGGTTGCGCGATTGA
- a CDS encoding TraR/DksA family transcriptional regulator, with amino-acid sequence MSVQEMDLLKEKLIAMRREIFQRLQHLDNGWQSLAEKDIEFEEEAQKAELSELYGQLDAREKEEIEAIDHALDKMDTLQYGKCEGCAKEIPLSRLQALPATPLCLACSARAEEKKRVPPALP; translated from the coding sequence ATGTCTGTTCAGGAAATGGATCTGCTGAAAGAAAAACTCATCGCCATGCGCCGGGAAATCTTTCAACGCTTACAGCATCTCGATAATGGCTGGCAAAGCCTTGCCGAGAAGGATATCGAGTTTGAGGAGGAGGCGCAAAAGGCTGAGCTCTCCGAGTTGTATGGACAGCTTGATGCGCGGGAAAAGGAGGAGATTGAGGCAATCGATCATGCTCTTGATAAGATGGATACCCTGCAGTATGGAAAATGCGAAGGGTGTGCCAAGGAGATTCCCCTGTCGCGGCTGCAGGCTTTGCCTGCCACTCCCCTGTGTCTTGCCTGCAGTGCCAGGGCTGAGGAGAAAAAAAGGGTCCCGCCCGCACTTCCATGA
- a CDS encoding FmdE family protein: protein MENFETLLERSTKIHGHICAGQVIGVRMSMIGLREIGIEDPKAQRKEFYVLVEIDRCATDAIQTVTGCSLGKRSLKWLDYGIMAATFVNLKSGKAVRITALEESRETSKKYCPEIGDKYKQQLEAYRIMPEEELFKVQSVAITVPEEDMPGRPMRRVQCEQCGDWVQDCREVIKDGKALCKPCAFGRYYEIM, encoded by the coding sequence ATGGAAAACTTTGAGACATTACTTGAACGATCAACCAAGATCCACGGCCACATCTGCGCGGGCCAGGTCATCGGGGTACGCATGTCCATGATCGGCCTGCGGGAGATCGGCATCGAAGATCCCAAGGCCCAGCGTAAGGAGTTTTATGTGCTGGTGGAGATCGACCGCTGCGCCACCGACGCCATCCAGACCGTCACCGGCTGCTCTCTGGGCAAACGCTCCCTCAAATGGCTCGATTACGGAATCATGGCCGCAACCTTTGTCAACCTTAAGTCTGGCAAGGCAGTGCGGATCACCGCGCTGGAGGAATCGAGAGAGACCTCGAAAAAATACTGCCCGGAAATCGGCGACAAATACAAGCAGCAGCTTGAGGCCTACCGGATCATGCCCGAAGAGGAGCTTTTCAAGGTGCAGTCGGTTGCGATCACCGTGCCCGAAGAGGATATGCCCGGCCGTCCTATGCGGCGGGTGCAATGCGAACAATGCGGCGATTGGGTGCAGGATTGTCGGGAGGTCATCAAGGACGGCAAAGCGTTGTGCAAACCCTGCGCCTTTGGCCGTTATTACGAAATAATGTAA
- a CDS encoding molybdopterin-binding protein: MTKTIPVEQAVGMVLPHDITEIRTEEFKGRAFKKGHIIQPEDIERLKRLGKDNIYVLELGPDDIHENEAAELMAGALAGPGTLVSGEPVEGKLNLVAAHDGLLKVDVDSLYRFNLLGEVMCATLHNNTPVKKGDQLAGTRLIPLVSKREIVNTAVELGEKDGGIITVATLKKAKAGLIITGNEVFHGRIKDAFEPVLRKKLEKLGSEVVAVRFAPDNIETIAAEIKSCLEAGADIIITSGGMSVDPDDVTRQGIARAGAKDIVYGTPVLPGAMFLVGYIGEVPVLGLPACGMFHKITVFDLVLPRVLCGEKISRHDMAMLGHGGLCRQCKTCAYPICGFGK, encoded by the coding sequence ATGACAAAAACAATCCCGGTTGAGCAGGCCGTCGGCATGGTCCTGCCCCACGACATCACAGAGATCCGCACCGAGGAGTTCAAAGGCCGTGCCTTCAAGAAGGGTCACATCATTCAGCCTGAGGATATCGAACGTCTGAAACGGCTCGGCAAGGACAACATCTATGTGCTGGAGCTCGGGCCCGACGATATCCATGAAAACGAGGCGGCCGAACTGATGGCCGGAGCCCTTGCCGGACCGGGAACCCTGGTATCCGGCGAGCCGGTGGAAGGCAAGCTCAACCTCGTGGCAGCCCATGACGGGTTGCTCAAGGTCGATGTCGATTCCCTCTACCGCTTCAACCTGCTGGGAGAGGTCATGTGTGCCACCCTGCACAACAACACCCCGGTTAAAAAAGGCGACCAACTCGCCGGAACCAGGCTCATCCCCTTGGTTTCCAAACGGGAGATCGTCAACACCGCCGTGGAGTTAGGGGAAAAGGACGGAGGAATCATCACGGTCGCCACCCTAAAAAAGGCCAAGGCCGGGCTGATCATCACTGGCAACGAGGTCTTTCACGGGAGGATCAAGGATGCCTTCGAACCGGTCCTGCGCAAGAAACTGGAAAAGCTCGGTTCGGAAGTGGTTGCGGTCCGCTTCGCCCCGGACAATATCGAGACCATTGCCGCGGAGATAAAATCCTGTTTAGAGGCGGGGGCGGATATCATCATCACCAGCGGCGGCATGTCCGTGGATCCGGATGACGTGACCCGGCAAGGCATTGCCAGGGCCGGTGCCAAGGATATCGTTTACGGCACCCCGGTGCTGCCTGGGGCCATGTTTCTCGTTGGCTATATCGGCGAGGTGCCGGTCCTGGGCTTACCTGCTTGCGGCATGTTCCACAAGATTACCGTTTTTGATCTGGTTCTGCCCAGAGTGTTGTGCGGGGAGAAAATCAGCCGCCATGACATGGCAATGCTGGGACATGGCGGCCTGTGCAGACAATGCAAAACCTGCGCCTATCCGATCTGCGGCTTCGGCAAGTGA
- a CDS encoding HPF/RaiA family ribosome-associated protein, whose product MQVPLQITFRNMTTSEALESYIRERAEKLDHICDTIVSCRVVVEAPPKHQRKGGLFHASIDISLPHETIVINREPDLHKSYHDAHVVVRDVFDTAQRKLRDFVSRQKGEVKAHEEMPQGTISELYPYEDYGRILTGAGDDIYFHRNSLINADFGDLVLGAEVRFVEEQGNDGPQASSVRVVKP is encoded by the coding sequence ATGCAAGTACCCTTACAGATTACCTTCCGGAACATGACCACCTCCGAGGCTCTGGAGTCTTATATCCGGGAGAGAGCGGAGAAGCTGGACCATATCTGTGACACCATTGTCAGCTGCCGGGTCGTGGTTGAGGCACCGCCCAAGCATCAGCGCAAGGGAGGGCTTTTTCATGCCTCCATCGATATCAGCCTGCCCCATGAAACCATTGTGATCAATCGGGAGCCTGATCTGCACAAATCTTATCATGATGCGCATGTGGTGGTGCGGGACGTTTTTGACACCGCCCAACGGAAATTGCGGGATTTTGTCAGCCGGCAAAAAGGCGAGGTGAAGGCCCATGAGGAGATGCCCCAAGGCACAATCAGCGAACTCTATCCCTATGAGGATTACGGCCGAATTCTCACCGGGGCGGGTGACGATATCTACTTCCACCGTAACAGTCTCATCAATGCGGACTTTGGGGATCTTGTGCTCGGGGCGGAGGTGCGGTTTGTCGAAGAGCAGGGGAACGATGGCCCCCAGGCAAGCAGTGTGCGTGTGGTTAAGCCTTAG
- a CDS encoding sirohydrochlorin cobaltochelatase has product MRLQRMVHNGVALLVALFLVLGATAVQASQAAKAEKKTAVVLAVFGTSHESGLDGILNIREQIQKELPGIPVRLAFTSNIIRRIWQERRQDPTYAAQHLEVPGEVLNVKGPLATIADLQDEGYGYIVVQPTHISSSEEFADLAGYVAGLNSIKTVKKRNMPFKKILLGRPALGTFGIEHEYRHDIEKMAAVVAPDVELARKAGRALVYFAHGNEHYSTGAYMEFEQVMRQRYPGVRIYVTMVEGFPDNAVLFAELKADKTKKVLLKPFMTVAGDHAKNDMAGSEPDSLKSLLEGRGIDVAASLTGLGESDTFAAIFAQHIKDAMTDEGI; this is encoded by the coding sequence ATGCGTTTGCAAAGAATGGTGCACAATGGTGTTGCGTTGCTGGTCGCCCTGTTTTTGGTGCTTGGCGCCACGGCTGTCCAGGCTTCCCAGGCTGCCAAGGCTGAGAAAAAAACGGCGGTGGTGCTGGCGGTGTTCGGCACCAGCCATGAAAGCGGGCTGGACGGCATCCTCAACATCCGGGAGCAGATCCAGAAAGAGCTGCCCGGGATCCCGGTCCGCTTGGCCTTTACCTCGAACATCATCCGGAGGATCTGGCAGGAGCGGCGTCAAGACCCAACTTATGCGGCTCAGCATCTAGAAGTGCCGGGGGAAGTCCTTAATGTCAAAGGGCCGTTGGCCACCATCGCCGACTTGCAGGACGAAGGCTATGGCTATATCGTGGTGCAACCGACCCATATCTCAAGCAGCGAGGAGTTTGCCGATCTGGCCGGTTATGTCGCGGGATTGAACAGCATTAAGACCGTGAAGAAGCGGAACATGCCCTTTAAAAAGATCCTCCTTGGACGTCCTGCCCTGGGAACCTTCGGCATTGAGCACGAGTATCGCCACGACATCGAAAAGATGGCGGCTGTTGTGGCCCCGGATGTGGAGCTGGCCAGAAAAGCCGGGCGGGCGTTGGTTTATTTCGCCCATGGCAACGAGCATTATTCCACCGGGGCCTATATGGAGTTCGAACAGGTGATGCGCCAGCGCTATCCCGGGGTGCGCATCTATGTTACCATGGTTGAGGGTTTTCCGGACAACGCTGTCCTTTTCGCGGAACTGAAGGCGGATAAAACGAAAAAGGTGCTGCTCAAACCCTTCATGACCGTGGCCGGCGACCATGCCAAGAATGATATGGCCGGTTCGGAGCCGGATTCCCTGAAAAGCCTGCTTGAGGGTCGCGGCATCGATGTGGCCGCCTCCCTCACCGGCTTGGGTGAGTCCGATACCTTTGCCGCCATCTTTGCCCAGCATATCAAGGATGCCATGACCGATGAAGGGATATAA
- a CDS encoding tetratricopeptide repeat protein, with protein MTTDSRPVQTNEQAGENSRPCPSTADDFFHRGLDLHRQEAADSAISLYRQAISLCPEHVDACFYLAILHRATGAPEEAVHWFGRAHSLVPMEPVIAYELGITHYSLGQHQMAIEQFQKVLALDEMHWQAAYNLGTAHLAQGRMSEAINAYHRAAQLNPQDADIHFNLGLACKKAGRLEEAVQSYLCAMEIAPDDAEVHYNLALVYKALGCKDDAIASLEIAVALRPEYGAAHGNLGVLYLDQDRVDAAIGCYSRLIELDHNAVSARHILAALTGVTTPVAPSAYIAELFDSFSSHFEERLLVDLEYRTPWELKSLLLADSGGVTHCKRLLDLGCGTGLVGQIFQDISAYRVGVDLSPKMVASAAAKKVYDELVVEEIVTFLEQNHDPFDLIVAADVLIYVGELDRIFATLAQALARNGRFLFSTEQLAGQGYQLCQSGRYAHAFSYIETLAARHGFRILSTQSANIRKEKGTWITGELFLLGF; from the coding sequence ATGACCACAGACTCACGCCCTGTGCAGACAAACGAGCAGGCCGGCGAAAATAGCCGGCCATGCCCCAGCACCGCGGACGATTTTTTTCACCGAGGCCTTGACCTGCACCGGCAGGAAGCGGCAGACTCGGCGATTTCCCTCTATCGTCAGGCCATTTCCCTATGCCCTGAGCATGTCGATGCCTGTTTTTATCTGGCCATTCTCCATCGGGCCACGGGGGCGCCGGAAGAGGCTGTCCACTGGTTTGGTCGCGCCCATTCCTTGGTGCCAATGGAACCGGTAATCGCCTATGAGCTTGGCATAACCCATTACTCCCTGGGACAGCACCAGATGGCCATCGAGCAGTTCCAAAAGGTTCTCGCCCTGGATGAGATGCACTGGCAGGCGGCCTATAATCTCGGCACCGCCCACCTGGCGCAGGGCCGAATGAGTGAGGCCATCAATGCCTATCATCGGGCGGCGCAACTCAATCCCCAGGATGCCGATATCCATTTTAATCTTGGCTTGGCCTGCAAAAAGGCAGGGCGGCTGGAAGAGGCCGTGCAATCCTATCTCTGCGCCATGGAGATTGCCCCGGATGATGCGGAGGTGCATTATAACCTAGCCCTGGTTTATAAAGCGCTCGGGTGCAAAGATGACGCCATTGCCTCACTGGAGATCGCCGTTGCCCTGCGCCCTGAATATGGCGCGGCCCACGGCAACCTCGGGGTTCTTTATCTTGACCAGGACAGGGTGGATGCCGCCATTGGTTGTTATAGCCGGCTTATCGAGCTGGATCATAATGCGGTCTCGGCCCGTCATATCCTTGCCGCCCTCACCGGAGTAACAACCCCGGTCGCTCCTTCAGCCTATATTGCCGAACTCTTTGACAGCTTTTCCAGCCATTTTGAAGAGCGGCTGCTGGTTGACTTGGAATACCGGACCCCATGGGAACTCAAAAGCCTGTTGCTTGCTGACTCTGGGGGGGTAACCCATTGTAAGCGTCTCCTGGATCTTGGCTGCGGCACAGGGTTGGTCGGGCAGATTTTTCAGGATATCAGTGCGTACCGGGTCGGGGTGGATCTTTCCCCGAAGATGGTCGCCTCTGCTGCAGCCAAGAAGGTGTACGATGAACTGGTGGTAGAGGAGATCGTCACCTTTCTGGAACAGAACCACGATCCCTTCGACCTGATTGTCGCGGCGGATGTCCTGATTTATGTGGGCGAGCTGGACAGGATTTTTGCCACCCTGGCACAAGCTCTTGCCAGAAACGGAAGATTCCTCTTCTCCACCGAGCAGCTGGCGGGGCAGGGCTATCAGTTGTGCCAATCCGGACGCTATGCGCACGCCTTTTCCTACATCGAAACGCTGGCCGCCCGTCATGGTTTTCGCATACTCAGCACCCAGTCCGCGAACATCCGTAAGGAAAAGGGCACTTGGATCACGGGGGAGCTTTTTCTCCTAGGTTTCTGA
- a CDS encoding M20 metallopeptidase family protein: protein MKILPPPSNQQIARMQEIRRQLHRHPELAFAEFATGRLIAEQLGNLGIQCREQVGRTGIVANLGHMEPGTPCVALRADMDALPITEETGLPFASETPGVMHACGHDGHVAMLLGAAALLKGIELPGRVALIFQPAEEGDGGAQGMIADGALDGVEAIFAGHIDRNYELGEIVVQPGLISAFTDEFTIEIYGPGGHAAKPHETADSILAAGQLITSIQGIVAREVHPCFPAVITIGTIHGGSAANVIASQVTLTGTIRTTSSETRALCIASLQRMTLALEQLHRVTTSFRFVEGYPPVVNDPAATRIAAEVAAGIVGQAKLKGQPLPSLGGEDFSFFLQKVPGCLVRFGAKHTELHDGPAHSPRFDFDEEVLPIGARFLAQTALSALERMGELPPPSQESA, encoded by the coding sequence ATGAAAATCCTGCCACCCCCCAGCAATCAGCAGATCGCCAGGATGCAAGAGATTCGCCGCCAGCTCCACCGGCATCCGGAACTTGCCTTTGCTGAATTTGCCACGGGACGTCTTATCGCCGAGCAACTGGGAAACCTGGGGATTCAGTGCCGGGAGCAGGTGGGGCGGACAGGCATTGTCGCCAACCTGGGTCATATGGAACCGGGCACCCCCTGCGTTGCCCTGCGGGCGGACATGGACGCCCTGCCCATTACCGAGGAGACCGGCCTGCCCTTTGCCTCGGAAACTCCCGGGGTGATGCATGCCTGCGGCCACGACGGCCATGTGGCCATGCTTCTCGGCGCAGCCGCACTGCTCAAGGGGATCGAACTTCCAGGCCGGGTAGCCCTCATCTTCCAGCCCGCCGAGGAAGGCGACGGCGGGGCGCAGGGCATGATTGCCGATGGGGCTTTGGACGGGGTCGAAGCCATCTTTGCCGGCCATATCGACCGCAATTACGAACTGGGCGAGATTGTCGTGCAGCCCGGCTTGATCTCCGCCTTTACCGATGAATTCACCATCGAAATATACGGCCCAGGGGGGCATGCGGCCAAGCCCCACGAAACCGCGGACTCCATCTTGGCGGCAGGTCAACTCATCACCAGCATCCAGGGGATTGTCGCCCGTGAGGTGCATCCCTGTTTCCCCGCCGTAATCACCATCGGCACCATCCATGGCGGCAGCGCCGCCAATGTCATCGCCTCACAGGTGACCCTTACCGGGACCATTCGCACCACCAGCTCGGAGACCCGCGCTCTCTGCATCGCCAGTCTGCAACGGATGACCCTGGCCCTGGAGCAGTTGCACAGGGTTACAACCTCTTTTCGTTTTGTGGAGGGATATCCGCCGGTGGTCAACGACCCTGCCGCAACCCGCATCGCCGCAGAGGTGGCTGCCGGAATCGTAGGCCAAGCCAAATTGAAAGGGCAACCCCTGCCCAGCCTGGGCGGCGAGGATTTTTCCTTTTTCCTGCAAAAGGTTCCCGGTTGCCTGGTGCGTTTTGGCGCGAAACATACTGAGTTGCACGATGGACCAGCGCATAGCCCGCGTTTCGACTTTGACGAAGAAGTACTGCCCATAGGCGCCCGGTTTCTGGCGCAAACCGCACTCAGCGCCTTAGAGCGTATGGGAGAACTCCCTCCTCCATCACAAGAGAGCGCATAG
- the arfB gene encoding alternative ribosome rescue aminoacyl-tRNA hydrolase ArfB has translation MVQVSDTVDIPENEIELTAIRAQGAGGQNVNKVSSAVHLRFDIRASSLPDFYKERLLALSDQRLTKDGEIIIKAQQFRSLEKNRADALERLGELIRGAVKQERKRRPTKPSRGAKERRLEGKEKRGKVKAMRGKVSE, from the coding sequence ATGGTGCAGGTCTCAGATACGGTTGATATCCCGGAAAATGAAATAGAGCTTACCGCCATTCGGGCCCAGGGTGCCGGTGGCCAGAATGTCAACAAGGTCTCTTCCGCCGTGCACCTGCGTTTTGATATCCGCGCCTCGTCGCTGCCTGATTTCTACAAGGAGCGGCTGCTGGCCTTAAGCGATCAGCGCCTCACCAAGGACGGCGAGATCATCATCAAGGCGCAGCAGTTTCGCAGTCTGGAAAAGAACCGGGCCGATGCCCTGGAACGGCTGGGAGAACTGATCAGAGGCGCGGTCAAGCAGGAGCGGAAACGCAGGCCCACCAAACCCTCCCGCGGCGCCAAGGAAAGGCGTTTGGAAGGCAAGGAGAAGCGGGGCAAGGTGAAAGCCATGCGCGGCAAGGTCTCGGAGTAA